DNA from Pseudomonas mendocina:
TTTCGATATCCACGTCGCCGACGATCTCTTGAATGCGACCGAACACCCGCTCACCGCGTATGGCGCCGAGGCGGAAGCTGACGTCGAGCAGACGCAACACGTCCAGATAATCCAGGCTTTCTATCCACTCGCGATATTCGCGTAGCTTGCCGGCGGCAAAGATGCCGCCAACCACTGCGCCCATGGAGCAGCCGGCGATGCAGCCGATTTCGTAACCCCGTTCCTGCAACTCTTCGATTACACCGATGTGCGCATAACCACGTGCGCCCCCGGAGCCTAATACCAGCGCTACTTTCTTGCTCATTGACGATATTCCTCGCAGATGCACCGACCTTACCCTTGAGGTGGGGCGGCGCCAAGAGAGCCTTTGCTAGAATTCGTCGGTGGCTGTCTTTGCCCGTTCACCTGCGAACGGTCGCTGCTTTGCGGTGCCATTCGGGAAACAGATTTTTCGCCTTGAGCACAATCTTGCACGGGGCGGTTCGCCAGCCGGCAGTGGGCATGGGTATGATCGTGCAAGCGAAACGGCCGGGAGCCGGGCACTTTCGTCCGGCCGGAGCGTCATAGACTGGGCCAACCCGTAGTCATATCCGTTCGAGGAGTGTGGTCGAAATGAAACACTGGATCTGTTTACCGCTGCTGGCGGTCGCGCTGACCGGCTGCGCCGGCAAGACCGTTTACCGTGATACCTGTGCCAATCAGCTGGATGCCGCCTGGAAGGAGCTGAGCATCGCCGAGGCCGAGGGCTTCGCCGGTACCGTTAGCTATTCCAAAGCACTTTCGCTGCTCACAGCAGCCAAGACCCAGCAGCAGTTCGAAGCCTATGCCGGTTGTACCAGCAAGGCCGAGCGTGCGCGCTTCTACATCCGTGAATCGCGAGCGGGGCGCTGATGCAACTCGATTTCGCCACCCTGAGCCCGTTGGACGCCTACCGCTGGCTGGCTTCGAGCATCACCCCACGGCCTATTGCCTGGGTTTCCAGTCGTTCGCCCGAGGGCGTGGCCAATCTGGCGCCGTTCAGTTTCTTCCAGGTGATCAGCGACAATCCCCCGACCCTGCTGGTCAACGTCAACACCCGTGATGACGGCAGCCTCAAGGACACCTTACGTAACGCCCAGGCCACCGGCGAGCTGGCGATTCAACTGGTCAGCCATGCGCAGGCAGAGGCGATGAACGCCAGTGCCGCGATTCTTCCGCATGAGGTCAGCGAGTTCGCCCACTGCGGCATTGCCAGCCTGCCGTGCGCGCGACTGAGCGTACCCCGTGTCGCTGGTGCGCCAGTGACCTTCGAATGTAGGGTGGCGCAGATCCAGCCCTATCCAGCGCAGCAGCCCAATTGCCACCTGATCTTCGCCGAGGTGCTGCTGGCGCATATCGATGACGCCGTGCTCAACGAGCAGGGCCGTCTCGATCCACTCAAGCTCGACCTTGTCGGCCGCCTCGGCGGCAGCGCCTATTGCCGCACGCGTGATCTGTTTCAGATGCAACGTCCTCTGAACCCGTTCTGAAAACGACGTCCAGTTAACTGTTCCGGCCATCCTGGCACTTGCTGGCTTGTCGCCAGCAAGGCTGCGCTTCTATGTTCCAGAATTCCGGGGCTGGCTGCAGTAGGCAGGGGGATGTCATGGGTGGCTCATTGGCGAATCGGCTGGCCAGTCTGAGTACGGCCAGCAAACTGATGCTCGGCTTTGCACTGGTGCTTGGCCTCACTGCGTTGGTGGCTGGCACCGGTTTGTTGGCGCTGCGCGAGGTGAGCGCGGGCGCCGAATTGCAGCAGCGCATGAGCGCTCTGGGCGAGCAGGTGCTGCGTATGCGTCATAGCGAGCAGGCGTTCGCACTGACTGGAGACAGCCAGCATGCCCAGCGCCTGGCCGAGCAGGCCGATGCCATTGTGCAGGCCAGTACAACTTTGCAAGGTGATCTGGACAGTGACACGGCATCGATTCTGGCGCAGGTCGAACCCGCCTTGGGCGATTACCGCAGCGCCTTTGCCCGTTACGTTGAGTTGACCGACAGCATGCAACTGTCCCTGCAGGCCGCGGATTGGTTGGTGATCAGTGCCGCCAACAGTCTCGATCTGCTGCAGGAAGGGTTGGCCGAAGATGGCGTTGACCTGCTCAAGCGCACCCAGGGCGAGCAGGGTGGCGATTCGGTTGTGCAGGCCGGCCAGGTCGGCAAGATCCATCAACTGCTGCTGCAGGCGCTGGATCAGGCTCGGCAACGCCTGGAGGCCAGCCGGCGCAGCGATGCGAGCGAGCAGGCCGAGATCGCCCAGGCTGGCGATGCCCAGGCGTTGGCTGCGCAGTTGCGTGACGCGCTGGACGATCCGGGATACGCCGCCGTGCTCGGTGAGGTGGTGGTCAATGTCGACTCATTCAACGAGCGCCTCAAGGAATACGCCACGCAATTGCAGCAGCAGAAGCAGGTCTATCTTCAGCTGGTTGCGCAGGTCGAGCAGTTGCTCGGCAAGGTCGACCAGGCGTTGGCGGCGCAGCGTCAGGTCATGCAGGCCGACCAGCAGTCCAGCAGTGGGCTGATCGTACTCGCTGCGGCGCTGGCTCTTCTGTTCGGGCTGGGCGCGGCAGTCACCATCAGTTTGGCCATCGTGCGGCCGCTCAAGCGTGTGATCGGTCTTGCCGAAGCCATCGCTGGCGGCGACCTCAGCGTACACATCGAGCGGGAGCGCCGTGATGAGATCGGCCAGTTGCTCGCAGCCATGCAAAGCATGGCTGCAAACCTGCGGGAGATGGTCGGTCGCCTGCAAGGTGGTGTCGCGCAGATTTCCAGTTCGGCTCAATCGCTTTCGGCAACCGCTGAACAGACTCGGCAGGGTGTCAACGGGCAGAAGCTGGAGACCGATCAGGTCGCCACTGCCATGAGCGAGATGACCGCCACCGTGCATGAAGTGGCGCGCAATGCCGAAGCCGCGGCTGCCTCGACCGAGCAGGCCGACCGGCGTGTTGGCAATGGCAATCAGGTGGTGCGCCAGACCTTGCAGCGTATCGAGCAACTGGCCAGCGCCATGGACGCCACCACGGCGAGTATCCAACGCCTGAGTCAGGATACGCAGCGCATCGATGCAGTGCTGGATGTGATCAAGAGCGTCGCCGAGCAGACCAATCTGTTGGCGTTGAATGCAGCCATCGAAGCCGCGCGCGCTGGTGAACAGGGGCGCGGTTTTGCGGTGGTCGCTGACGAGGTGCGGGCGCTGGCCAGACGCACCCAGCAATCCACTGCCGAGATCGAATCGCTGATCGCCGCGCTACGTGAAGGAAGTCGCCGAGCGGTGGCGGACATGCAGGAGAGCGCTAGCCTGGTAAGCCTGACGGTGACCGATGCGAACCAGACCGAAGGCGCGTTGGCCGCCATCGCCGAAGCGGTGGCGCTGATTTTCGAGATGAACCAGCAGATCGCTGCCGCGGCCGAGCAGCAGACGGCAGTGGCCGAGGAAATCAACCGCAGCGTGACTTCGATCCGGGATATCGCCGACCAGTCGGCCACAGCGATGGACGAGACGGCTGCTTCGAGCATCCAGTTGGCCGAGTTGGGGCGCGAGCTGCAGGGGCTGGCCGGGCATTTCCGGCTGTGAGCGAGCCGCGCGGAGGCTGTTCTGCGGCTTGTGAGCCAAAGCCATGCAACATCGATGGTTGCTCTGCCGGTTTTCAATGCAGCAGGGCCGATGCGTAGCAGACTTTGTACGGGCTCTCACAGTTTCGTGAGCAAAAATGTCATGGCGCTTTGCCGTACACCCGCGGCCCAGTAGCATCGGCGTTCTGCATAAGGAGCGAACGATGCGAAGCAAACTGGATGCCTGTCTCGATGCGGTCAATGAAGTGGTGCTGGGCAAAGAGGCACAGGTACGCCTGGCGCTGACCTGCCTGCTGGCGCGCGGTCACCTGCTGATCGAAGACCTGCCCGGCATGGGCAAGACCACGCTCAGCCATGCCCTGGCACGCGTGCTGGGTCTGAGCTTTCAGCGTATCCAGTTCACCTCGGATCTGTTGCCAGGCGACATTCTCGGCACTTCCGTGTTCGACAAGGACAGCGGGCAGTTCGTCTTTCACCCGGGGCCGATCTTTGCCGAGCTGGTACTGGCCGATGAGATCAACCGCGCTACGCCGAAAAGCCAGAGTGCGTTGCTCGAGGCCATGGAAGAGGGGCAGGTGACCATCGAGGGTGCGACGCGGCCGCTGCCTGAGCCATTCTTCGTCATTGCCACGCAGAACCCGGTCAGCAGTGGCGGCACCTTCGCGCTGCCTGAATCTCAACTCGACCGCTTCCTCATGCGCTTGTCACTTGGCTATCCGGCACAGGCCGCAGAGCGGGCACTGTTGCTCGGCGATGCGCGGCGCGATCTGTTGCCGCGCTTGCAGCCGATTCTCGATCATGCCGAGTTGGCGCGCCTGCAGGCCGAGGTGCCCAAGGTGCGCGCCAGTGATGCGCTGGTCGATTACGTGCTGCGCCTGGTCGAGGCGACCCGCAGCCAACCGCAGTTCGCCTGGGGCCTGTCGCCGCGCGCCAGCCTGGCACTACTGGCCGCTGCACGGGCCTGGGCGTTACTGGCCGAGCGCGACTATGTGATTCCCGAGGACGTACAAGCGGTGCTGCCGTCGGTCGTCGGGCATCGCCTGCGTGAACGCGCCGACCCCACCGGCCATGGTGGTGGCAGCCTGGTGCAGTGGTTGTTGCGCGAAGTACCAGCGCTCTGATGCGTGCAGCGCTGAAACCACTGTGGCGCCGCTGGTTGGCCAGGCGGATTCCGCCAGCGGCCAGCGTTCGTCTCAACCAGCGGCGCATCTTCATCTTGCCCAGCCGGGTGGGTGCTGCCTTTGCCGTGGCGTTGCTGCTGATGCTGCTGGTGGGGATCAACTACCAGAACAGCCTGGCCTACGGGCTGACCTTCCTGCTGATGTCGGTGTTCGTCATCGCCATCCTGCACACCTATCGAAATCTGGCCGGGTTGGTGCTCAAGGCTGGCGGCGGCGGGGCCGTGTTCGTCGGCGAGCAGGCGCGTTTTCGCGTACGTCTGGAAAGCCGCGAACGTGAACATCAGGCTGTGGCGCTGGGGTGGCCGCCGAGCGATCTGCTAGTGCGCGATGTGCCACGTGATGGTCAGACCGAGGTGGATCTCGGTCTGCCAGCCTTGCGCCGTGGCTGGCTGCGGCCTGAGCGCCTGCGGGTGGAAAGCCGTTTTCCCCTGGGCTTGCTGGTGGCCTGGAGCTGGGTCGACCTGGATCAGGCGGTACTGGTCTATCCACGTCCACTGGAGGGCGACCTGCCGCTGTCGGCCGGTCTTGGTGATGAAGAGGAAGAAGAGGGCATGCGTGCCCGTGGTCAGGGCGCCGATGATTTCCAGGGCTTGCGCGACTATCAGCCAGGCGATTCCAAGCGTCGCCTGGACTGGAAGGCTTACTCACGTGGCCAGGGCCTGCTGGTGAAGGACTTCGCCATGCTCAGCGGCCGCGATCTGTGGTTGGACTTCGACAGCCTGAGCGGTGACAGCGAAATGCGTTTGTCACTGCTCTGCCATTGGGTGCTGCAATTTTCCGAACGCCAGCAGGCATTCGGCCTGCAACTGCCGGGACAGGTGATCGCGCCGGATTATGGCGAAGGCCATCGCGATGCCTGCCTACGCGCTCTGGCCCTGTTCGGAGAGCGGGCATGAGCGTTCTGCCGGGCATTCCGCGCATCGCCCTGACCTGGTTGCTGGTGGCGCAGGTACTGGTGATCCTGCCGCATCTGGTGCACTTGCCGCTGTGGACGATCGCCCTTTGGCTGGTCGCCGCGGGGTGGCGTGTGCAGATATTTCGCATGCGTGCGCGTTACCCCAATGGCTGGGCCAAGGGCGGGCTGATGGTGCTGGTGCTGGCCGGCATCCTGTTGTCGCGCGGCACGCTGGTAGGGTTGGATGCGGCCGTGGTGCTGCTGATCGCCACCTTCATCCTCAAGCTGCTGGAGATGCGCAGCCGACGCGATGCGTTGGTGCTGATCTTTCTCGGTTTCTTCTGCGTGGTCACGGCCTACCTGTTCGAGGACGGCATTCTTGCTGCGCTCTACAGCTTGCTGCCGGTTACTGCGCTGCTGGCTGCGCTGGTGGGGCTGCAGCACAGCGGTTTCGCCGAGCGCCCCTGGCCGACCCTGCGACTGGCCAGCAGCCTGCTGTTGCAGGCCTTGCCTTTGATGCTGCTGTTGTTCGTGTTCTTCCCGCGCATGGGGCCGCTGTGGTCGCTGCCGGTGCCCAGTGACAAGGGTGTCACCGGCTTATCGGACAGCATGGAACCGGCCGATATCGCCGAACTCGGCCGATCCTCGGCGCTGGCGTTCCGTGCCAGTTTCGAAGGCGTTGTACCGCCTCGCGAGCAACTGTACTGGCGCGCCCTGACGCTGGAGCGTTTCGATGGCCGACGCTGGTCGCAGTCCAGCTACGCCGAGTTGCCGGCATCGCCGCAGTGGAGCAAGGCAGGTGAGGCGCTCGATTACAGCATCATCATGCAGCCCAGCGGCAAACCCTGGTTGTTTGCACTGGATGTCGGCGAGATGGCGCAGAACGACGCGCGAATGATGACGGATTTCCGCTGGCAGCGACGGCGCCCGGTGGATCGGCCCTTGCTCTATCAGGTGCGTTCCTGGCCCCAGGCACTGCGTGAGACGGATATCGCTTCACCGGCCTTGCAGCGCGCTCTGCAATTACCTGCACAGGGTGACCCGCGCAGCCGCGCCTGGGCTGCCGAATTGAAGGCGCAGTATCCACAGGCCGACGCGTTGGTGGCTGCGCTGTTGCAGCACTTCAATCGTGAACCTTACGTCTATACCTTGCGCCCGCAGCCGCTGGGGCGTGACAGCATCGACGACTTCCTGTTCAACACTCGCCGCGGCTTCTGCGCTCACTATGCCGGCGCGATGACTTTCGTCCTGCGTGCAGCCGGTATCCCGGCACGGGTGGTGGCGGGCTACCAGGGTGGCGAACTCAACCCTAACGGCAACTACATTCAGGTTCGTCAGTTCGACGCCCATGCCTGGGTCGAATACTGGCAGCCGGGGCAGGGCTGGCGCAGTATCGATCCGACCTTTCAAGTCGCGCCGCAGCGTATCGAGCAGGGACTGGAAGAGGCACTGGCCGACGAGGACGGCTTTCTCGACGACCAGCCGTTCTCGCCGCTGCGCTACCGCGAGCTGGCCTGGCTCAATCAATTGCGTCTGAGCTGGGAGAACCTCAATTACGGCTGGCAGCGCTGGGTACTGGGCTACCAGGGCGAGCAGCAATTGAAGCTGCTGCAGAACTGGTTCGGTAGCCTCGACTGGCAGCGCCTGGCGCTGGCTCTGGTCGGCACGGGTGGGCTACTGCTTGGCCTTCTGGCGCTCTGGCTGCTCAAACCCTGGCAGCAGCGAGCGGATCCGCAGCGCCAGATTTTCCGCAAGTTCGAACGCTTGCTGGCGCGTCACGGAGTACAACGTCAGGCAGGTGAGGGCGCACGCTCCTTCGCTCTGCGTGCCGCTCGTGAGTTGCCGGCGCAGGCGGCGCAGATCGAGGCGTTTGCCCGTTGTTTCGAACAGCAACGCTATGCGGGCCAGCCGTCTTCGCGCGCGGCCCTGCTCCAGGCGCTGGGGGATTTGCGCCGGGCGCTACCCTGGCGTTTTTCGCGTTAGCGACCAATGGTCACGTGTATGCGATAGGCTCGGTGTTGTTAGCTTGGTGCACCGTCGTTCTGGAGGAACGAATATGAGCAATTTCATCGAACATTGTCTCAATCGTGTATTGGCATTGCAGGTGCGCCTGTATGCCTGTCAGGCGCGATTGGCCAGTTGTACCGATACCGAGGCGTTGCACGATCTGCGCATCGCCTTGCGACAGTTACGCAGCCTGCTGCGCCCATTGCGCGGGCTTCCGGCAGTGGATGCGCTGGAGCAGGGCGCCGCAGTGTTGGGGCGCCTCAGTGGCCCGCTGCGTGATCGCGAGGTGTTGGTGACCGAACTGGAGCGACTGGGTTTTCCGCAATTGGCAGCGGTCGATGCCGGGCAGCGTGCCGCGGGTTATGCCGCGATTGCCAGCAGCCGCGAGCTTGCCGAACTGATGCTGCTGCTCGATGTCTGGCCGGCGAGCTGGCGCGAGGCCGCCAGGCAAGGCCAGCTAATATCGGTGGAAAAGCGCATCCGGCGTCGTTTGCGGCGTCAGCAAGACAAGCTGGCGCAGGCTTTACGCGACCCGGCGCATGATCGTCATCGCCTGCGCCTGCTGATCAAGCGAGTGCGCTATGCCGCGGAAACCTACCCGGTGCAAAGCGGCTTGAGCAAAGCCGTGCAGCTGAGACTCAAGCGTGCGCAGAGCCAACTTGGCGACTGGCATGACCGCCTGCAATGGCTCGCGCAAGGCGAGTCACTTCCGGCCCTGGCGCCTTGTCGAGCCATCTGGCAACAGGCTCTGCAGCTTGCCGAGCAGCGCGCCGATGATGCCTTGCTGGCGCTCTATGGTGATTTTCCCTTTCAGGGATAGGGTGCCATTCTCGCCGGCAATATGACCTAACGGGCGTATTGCCGGTCTATCGTTCGGCCTCCTGCATCCCCTAAGATCATCGCCATTGATGAAGCATGAGGTGCGTATGATCTTTTCCGAGTTGCTCGATGCGGTGCGTCGCAATCCCGATGCCGTGGTGATCCCCGCCGAATGGGGGCAGGGGCGCGCCAGTTTTGGCGGCCTGGTGGCGGCACTGGCGTTCGAGGCGATGCGCGCCAAAGTGCCGGAAGGGCGTCCGGTTCGCTCGCTGGCCATCACCTTCGTTGGCCCGGTTGCGGCAGAGGTGCCGGTGAGTTTTCAGGCCGAGGTGCTGCGTGAAGGCAAGGCGGTCAGCCAGTTGTGTCTGCGTGCCGTACAAGACGGCCAGGTGGTGACCATGGTGCAGGGGAGCTTCGGTGCCTCGCGTGCCTCTGCCATCGCGGTGCAGGCATTGCCTGCACCGCAGATCGCTGCGGTCGAACAGTGCCAGGAGCTGCCGTACGTGCGTAACGTCACTCCGGAGTTCACCCGCTTTCTGGCCATGCGTTGGGGTATAGGCGGTATGCCTTTCTCCAACAATCAATCGCGCCAGATGGGTGGTTGGGTGCGCCTGCGAGGCGAGGCCGAACCACAAGCATTGAGCGAGGCGTACCTGCTGGCATTGGTCGATGCCTGGCCGCCAGCGGTGTTGCCTCACTTGAAGAGCCCAGCCCCAGGCAGCTCGCTGACCTGGACCATCGAGTTCGTCCAGCCGCTGCAGACGCTGAGTACCGAAGACTGGTGCCTGTACCGGGCGGAGATCGAACATGCGCGTGATGGTTATGGCCACGTGGCTGCGGCGATGTGGAGCCCTAGCGGCGAGTTGATCGCGTTGAGTCGGCAGACGGTGACGGTGTTCGGCTGATTCAGCGTCTTTGGCGTCTTGCTCTAGGCGCCAAGGATTTCAGTTCATGATTCAGATGGTGCGGCTGGCCAGGCCGATGCTCAGCGGCGGCTTGCTGGTGCTGCGTCCATTACAGAAATGCTTGCATGGCTTGTCACCTCGGAGAGATACCATGAGGCCGTAGTGCCAGGGCGGCGTACAGCCCAATGAGGCCGAGTGCCAGCGGCACCAAACTGAGGTGCCAGGCGCCGATCAGCAGCAGGGTCAGCGATAGCAGAAACAGCAGCACCGCCAGCAGGGGCGGCAGGTTGGGATGAGTGTCCATGGGGCAATCCTCGACTTGATGAAATGAAGTCTAGGACTGCCCATGCGGCTGTGACGAATTGCTCCTGGCTATGGGCCAGATAGCCTGGGACGCCTGCTTACAGGCGTAGCTGGCGAATGGCTTTGCTCAGCTCTGCGGCCAGTTCGGCCAACTGCTGGCTGGTGGCTGCCGACTCGAGGGTCTGGCCGACCGTTTGCTCGGTGACATCGCGGATTCCGACCACCGAGCGGGTCATCTCCTCGGCGACCTGGCTCTGCTGGTTGGCTGCCACGGCGATCTGCGTATTGCTGTCCCGCATCAGCGCCACTGCCGCAGTGATTGCCGCCAGCGACTCGCCTGCCTCTTGTGCCAGTTGTACGCAGTGGTTGGCGTTCTCCGAGCTCTCACGCATGAACTCCACGGCGTCACGGGTGCCGCCCTGCAGGTTGCCGATCATCTGGGTGATTTCGTCGGTGGAGTCCTGCACGCGCTTGGCCAGGTTGCGTACCTCGTCGGCGACCACGGCGAAGCCACGGCCCATTTCACCGGCACGCGCCGCTTCGATGGCGGCGTTGAGGGCGAGCAGGTTGGTCTGTTCGGCGATGCCATGGATCACACCGACCACACGGCTGATGTGCTGGCTGTCCTCGGCCAGGCGTTCGATGCTGCCGGCGCTCTGCCGTACGCCTTGCGACAGCGCGGCGATGGATTGCTCGACGCGCTCGACCACCTGCTGCCCCGCGCGTGCCAACTGATCGGCGTTGTGCGACTGATCCCGGGTGCTGCCGGCATGCTCGGCGATGTGCTGCACCGTGGTGGACATTTCATTGATCGCGGTGGCGGCCTGATCGGTTTCGCTCTGCTGGCTGAGCATGCCCTGACGCACGCTACCCATGCGCTCAGCCATGCTGCGGGTGCCGTTGTTCAGCTCCGCCGCGACCTGGCCGACGGTACCGACCACACGTTGATAGCCCGCCTGCATGGCATTGAAGGCTGCGGCCATCTGGCCGACTTCGTCGCGGCTATCCAGCGGCACGCGCAAAGACAGGTCGCCACTGCGCTCAGCCTGCAGCATCACGTCCTTGAGCGTGTTGAGGTGACTGAGCAGAAAGCGGATCAGCAATTGCGAGGCGGCCAGCAGCAATAGCATCAGAATCGCGACCGCGAGCGCATAGGAAAAGGCGTGCTGAGCGAAGAGATCCAGCAGGCTGGGCGCACGCGCGAGGATCGCCAGATTGCGGCCGTCATCAAGCGAGACGCGCTGCGCACCGATAAGCGGGGTGTTACCGAACCAGGCATCGTGGGCCAGCACCTGCCAGCCGCTGGCATCGGCCGAGCCCTGAGCGTTTGGCAAGCTGCCATTGCCTTGCAGCACCTGGATATTCGTCGCGTTGGGCAAGGCAGCCTGTTGTGGCCATTGCTTGAGCAGGCGCGACTGCTCGACAGCTGCCTGCCTGGCATCGGCACTGCGCGCCTGTTGCTCGGTGTGCAGCGCGAACAGCACCAGCATCAGGCTGATGATCAGTGCGACGGCGTTGACCGCCCAGAATTTGTACTTGAGGGAAAGATCGCTGATCCAGGCGCCCATGCTGTTGTTATCCGTCTCGTTGCGGTCGGTATTGGCTAATTGCCAGCAGTATGCCTCGGCTATTTGTCAGAGTCTTGACGTCAATCAAAACTCTTGCGTTGCTTCCTCTAGTATGGCCGGCATATTGAAGAATGCCCGCGCGCAGGCGGTGGTCTGTGCAGCCAGCGCCTGTTCAGACTGACCTCTGTGCAAGGCGACTTCGCGCAGTACCTCGCCAAGGAAGGCAGGTTCGTTGCGCCCACTCTTGGGTTTCGGTCGCAAGCTGCGTGGCAACAGGAAGGGCGCGTCGGTTTCCAGCATCAGGCGATCGCCGGGAATGTCCTTGAGCAGCGGGTGCAGGTGCGTGCCGCGGCGCTCATCGCAAACCCAGCCGGTGATGCCGATATGCAGGTCGAGATCAAGGTAGGCATACAGTGCGCTGCGTTCGCCGGTAAAGCAGTGCACCACGGCCGCCGGCAGTTGATCGCGAAAGTCACGGAGAATCTCCAGCATGCGTTGGCTGGCGGAGCGCTCGTGGAGGAACACCGGCATGTTCAGCTCGACCGCCAGTACCAACTGCTGCTCCAGGGCTTTTTCCTGAGCGGGGCGCGGTGAGAAGTCGCGGTCGAAATCCAGGCCGCATTCGCCGAGGGCACGCACCGCCGGCTCGGCCAGCAATGCCTTGAGTGCTGCGCTGCTGGCGTTGTTCCAGGAACTGGCATCGTGCGGATGAACCCCTGCGGTGCTGAACAGGCGCTCGCCGCTGGCATCCAGCTGTCGGCAAAGTGCGAGGCTGGCTTCGCTTTCGGTCAGACTGGTGCCGGTCAGCACCATCTGACACACACCAGCGGCATAGGCGCGTTCGAGCAGGGCTTCGGCTTGCGAGGCGAGGCTGGGGTGAGTGAGATTGACGGCGATATCGATGAGTTGCATGGTGCCACCTGCTGTGAGCGAAAGGGCAGAATAGCAGCTTCCATCCGTTCGTCAGAAAGTCGATTTAAAACAATAAGTTGGTCTCTGTTTTTTAAGGTTGATGCAAGGTTATGGGGTGGCGCTGCAACGCTTGGCTGTGCCACTCTCCGCGCCCCGTGCCCGTCATGGGAACGTGTTTGACGGGTTTGCAGCCAGTTGTCGTCTGTCGCGCATCGGCGAAGAACAGGCTATGAACCCCGCGAGGCTTCGGCGGCTTGCCGCCATTCCTGGAGAATCGATGTCGCGATTGCTGCTGATCCTGTGCCTGTTGGCCATGCTGCCGCTGCCGGTCAGCGCGCGCCTGGCCGGTCCGCCTGAGGTTGCAGGCCAGACGCGCAGTGCCCGGGACTTGCCGGCCATTCGCAGCAGCGGAGAGTTGCGTGTACTGGTCAATCAAAGCCGCAACAGCTCGGGCTCGGTCAAAGGGCAAAGTATCGGTGTCGAATACCACCGTTTACGTGCCTTCGAGCAGTACCTCAACCGCAATTCCCGCGACGGGCGTAGCCTGACGCTGAAGATCATTCCCAAGGCCAAGGATCAGTTGCTCGGTGCTCTACAGCGCGGTGAGGGCGATCTGGTCGCGCCAGGCGAACTGCTCAACGTGCGCACCGGGCACGATGTCAGTGCCAGTACGGCGATTCGTAGCGATGTCCCCCTGGTGCTGGTATCGAAGCAGGGCAACAGGCACTACCGCAGCCTCGAGCAACTGGCCGGACGCAGCCTCTCGTTACCGGCAGGAAGCGCTGTTGGCGAAGCGCTGCGACTGATCAACCAGCAACTGGCTGACCGCAAGTTGCCTCCCATCGTCGTCGAGTGGGTCGATCCGACCCTGGCGGTCGAGGATGTGCTGGAAATGGTGCAGGCCGGTATCTTCGAGCGTACCGCGGTAGAGCTGCCGATTGCCGAGCGCTGGGCCAAGGTGATGCCCAAACTACGGGTCGACAAGCACCTGGTACTGGCACGCGATGGCGACATGAAATGGTTCGTGCGTCCCGATGCGCCCATGTTGCGGGCCAGCATCGACCGTTTCTTCGGCGGTTACCAGAGCCCGGCCGATCAGGACGCTGCCTTTCAGCGCGTCTACCGGCGCCTGTACAAGGTTCACTCGCCACTGGGCCGCGCCGAACGTCAGCGTCTGGAAAAGGTGCGCTCGGTGTTGCAGCAGCACGCCCGTCAGCAGGACTTCGACTGGCTGCTACTGGCTGCCTTGGCGTTCAAGGAGTCGACGCTCAACCCTGCGGCCCGTGGTACCAACGGTGCCACGGGCTTGATGCAGATTACCCCGGCAGCCGCGCGTAGCGTGGGTGTGAGCAATATCCAGAACGTCGACGGCAACGTTCAGGCCAGCAGCAAGTACCTGGCGATGATTCGCCGCAATTTCTTCAATAGTCCGCAGCTCAACGAGCGTGAGCGCATGGCATTCGTGCTGGCGGGCTATAACCTGGGCCCGCAACGGGTTCAGAGTCTGCGTGCGGAGGCGCGCCGGCGAGGCCTCAACCCCAACCAGTGGTTCTTCCAGGTCGAACGTGTGGCCATGGAGCAGATGGGGATGGGCGTGGTGAGCTATGTGAACGCGGTTAATAAGTACTACCTTGCTTATGACCGTGAGCGCTATCTGTTGGAGCCGCAAGGACAGCGCGTGACGGCCAATTAATTATCTGATTATTCGA
Protein-coding regions in this window:
- a CDS encoding transglycosylase SLT domain-containing protein, with protein sequence MSRLLLILCLLAMLPLPVSARLAGPPEVAGQTRSARDLPAIRSSGELRVLVNQSRNSSGSVKGQSIGVEYHRLRAFEQYLNRNSRDGRSLTLKIIPKAKDQLLGALQRGEGDLVAPGELLNVRTGHDVSASTAIRSDVPLVLVSKQGNRHYRSLEQLAGRSLSLPAGSAVGEALRLINQQLADRKLPPIVVEWVDPTLAVEDVLEMVQAGIFERTAVELPIAERWAKVMPKLRVDKHLVLARDGDMKWFVRPDAPMLRASIDRFFGGYQSPADQDAAFQRVYRRLYKVHSPLGRAERQRLEKVRSVLQQHARQQDFDWLLLAALAFKESTLNPAARGTNGATGLMQITPAAARSVGVSNIQNVDGNVQASSKYLAMIRRNFFNSPQLNERERMAFVLAGYNLGPQRVQSLRAEARRRGLNPNQWFFQVERVAMEQMGMGVVSYVNAVNKYYLAYDRERYLLEPQGQRVTAN